From the Syntrophorhabdaceae bacterium genome, one window contains:
- a CDS encoding chemotaxis protein CheW, translated as MSVASIKDSRQYLTFKLGEEVFAMDVSHVREILEFNTITKVPKTPDYMRGVINLRGSVVPVLDMRLKFGMSETVKTVNTCVVVVEVVIQEETIVIGALVDSVQEVFELDPEQIEPPPKIGMQIKTDFIKGMGKRDDHFIIILDIDRLFSSEELACVEDVKMSGELN; from the coding sequence ATGAGTGTTGCATCTATAAAAGATTCAAGGCAATATCTCACCTTCAAGCTTGGTGAAGAGGTATTTGCCATGGACGTTTCGCATGTCAGGGAGATACTTGAGTTTAATACAATCACAAAGGTCCCGAAGACACCTGATTATATGAGAGGGGTAATTAATTTAAGGGGTAGCGTAGTCCCTGTTCTTGATATGCGTTTGAAATTCGGCATGTCAGAGACTGTAAAGACAGTTAATACCTGTGTGGTTGTTGTTGAGGTGGTAATTCAAGAGGAAACAATAGTTATTGGTGCCCTTGTAGATTCTGTCCAGGAGGTCTTTGAGTTAGATCCTGAGCAGATAGAACCACCCCCAAAAATCGGCATGCAGATAAAGACTGATTTTATAAAGGGTATGGGGAAAAGGGATGACCATTTTATAATCATCCTTGATATAGATAGATTGTTCAGTTCAGAGGAGTTGGCTTGTGTAGAAGATGTAAAGATGTCTGGTGAATTAAATTGA
- a CDS encoding methyl-accepting chemotaxis protein, whose product MPKQVDARDCILSCRDAIDDVIVRLKGLNTSTEDKFLAIGEKLQPVYQKVEDIKSLALSLVSSITGEQIEGIVENLKGFIAGVYKNIGDINSDFEKNTHMLRDIDSFIGNIYKPINSFKKITKTLRILSISTKIESSKIENNMDGFFNIAGDVERLATDINSRFAEIKSDTNDLMTSLSESLSVLESAGKNCRGKLEEIIKKTQATIDTVYEKNRNTLTSAQRLTDSLVSIWDNIGELILSLQFHDITRQQIEHVVDALKSLIEKIHKTLQEKDAVDVDKGLGEEIYVVCGLEIEQIFDAERKFINAITDIIDNFKMISDNITKVYKEAKKIAGIDSSNSTLFFSRIESGVINISSSLRENINMINDFLSSRDKVLSTIANMSKFIEDVEEINASIELIAVNARIKAAHTGEIGAPLGVISEAIQRLSSDARIKKDEISWQINNIETHINKISLDLNGEIGEIFKNTDVMFEKMTRLTSDLMDTNNKIVSLVNNIEEETHILGETIIDVIDGIDVQYKFENEIEQSLALLKGIMKNIEDVIPQGDMEKRLSKLERLHDRYTMQSERRVHSKYIKKSPVPDEVYKIKEDGLGDNVELF is encoded by the coding sequence ATGCCTAAACAAGTTGATGCGAGAGATTGTATATTATCGTGTAGGGATGCTATTGATGATGTTATAGTACGACTAAAAGGTTTAAACACCTCAACAGAGGATAAATTTCTTGCCATAGGAGAGAAGCTACAGCCTGTCTATCAAAAGGTCGAAGATATAAAAAGCCTTGCCTTATCCCTTGTCTCTTCTATAACTGGAGAACAGATTGAGGGAATCGTAGAGAATCTGAAGGGGTTTATAGCTGGAGTATACAAAAATATAGGTGATATAAACAGCGATTTTGAAAAAAACACCCATATGCTGAGGGATATAGATTCTTTTATAGGAAATATCTATAAACCAATCAATAGTTTTAAGAAGATAACAAAGACCCTGCGAATCTTAAGTATCTCAACTAAAATAGAGAGTTCTAAGATTGAGAACAACATGGATGGTTTCTTCAATATTGCCGGTGATGTGGAAAGGCTTGCAACAGATATTAACTCCAGGTTTGCCGAGATCAAATCTGATACAAATGATCTGATGACCTCATTGAGCGAGTCTCTTTCTGTTTTAGAATCTGCAGGAAAAAATTGTAGGGGTAAATTGGAAGAGATTATAAAGAAGACCCAAGCAACTATAGACACGGTATATGAGAAAAATAGGAATACACTCACCTCTGCCCAGAGATTAACTGACAGCTTGGTGTCCATATGGGATAACATAGGAGAACTTATATTATCCTTGCAATTCCATGACATAACAAGGCAGCAGATAGAACACGTAGTAGATGCATTGAAATCCTTAATTGAAAAGATCCACAAGACCTTACAGGAGAAGGATGCAGTAGATGTGGATAAGGGTTTAGGGGAAGAGATATATGTAGTTTGTGGTTTAGAGATAGAGCAAATCTTTGATGCAGAAAGGAAGTTCATAAATGCCATAACAGACATTATAGATAATTTCAAAATGATATCGGATAATATAACTAAGGTTTATAAAGAGGCAAAGAAGATAGCAGGGATTGATTCATCTAATTCAACCTTGTTTTTTTCCCGCATAGAATCTGGAGTTATAAATATTTCATCTTCTCTGAGAGAAAACATCAATATGATTAATGATTTTTTATCTTCCAGAGATAAAGTTTTATCAACCATTGCCAATATGTCTAAGTTTATAGAAGACGTGGAAGAAATAAATGCAAGTATTGAGCTCATTGCAGTCAATGCACGGATAAAGGCAGCACATACAGGAGAGATAGGCGCGCCCCTGGGCGTAATATCTGAGGCAATACAAAGATTATCATCAGATGCAAGGATAAAAAAAGATGAGATATCCTGGCAAATCAACAATATAGAAACACATATCAACAAAATTAGCTTAGACCTCAACGGTGAAATAGGCGAGATATTTAAAAATACAGATGTTATGTTTGAAAAAATGACCAGACTCACCTCTGATCTCATGGATACAAACAATAAAATTGTATCACTTGTCAATAATATAGAGGAAGAGACACATATATTGGGAGAAACAATAATAGATGTAATAGATGGTATTGATGTTCAATATAAATTCGAAAATGAAATAGAGCAGTCATTGGCTCTTTTAAAAGGTATTATGAAAAATATAGAGGATGTGATACCTCAAGGTGACATGGAGAAGAGATTGTCAAAATTAGAACGTCTCCATGACAGATATACCATGCAGAGCGAAAGGAGAGTTCACAGCAAGTATATTAAAAAAAGCCCTGTCCCTGACGAAGTTTATAAAATTAAGGAAGATGGATTGGGAGATAATGTAGAATTGTTTTAA
- a CDS encoding protein-glutamate O-methyltransferase, whose protein sequence is MLTLTLNNSDFNRLKDFICSNYGISITDKKKILLESRLQKRLKNLGLSSFSEYCDYLFSGNGNDDELLRMIDEITTNKTDFFREPQHFEFLKRHAIPELKSRQSRHKTINIWSAGCSSGEEPYTIAMVLEDCGCRFFIIATDISTKVLEKARLAVYDEERVFPIPLEMKRKYLLKSKDPSKKLYRIIPELRECVRFRRINLMDNDFGFREPMDIIFCRNVIIYFDMQTKERLIKKFCNYLVEGGYLFMGHSETLFGFDAPLKQVAPTIYKRV, encoded by the coding sequence ATGTTAACGCTAACCTTAAATAACTCTGATTTTAACAGGCTTAAAGATTTTATTTGTTCCAATTACGGCATATCTATTACAGATAAAAAAAAGATACTTTTAGAATCAAGGCTCCAGAAACGCCTTAAGAATCTCGGATTATCCTCTTTTTCTGAATACTGTGACTACCTTTTTAGTGGTAATGGAAATGATGACGAATTGCTCAGGATGATAGATGAGATAACTACAAACAAGACCGATTTCTTCAGAGAACCACAACATTTCGAGTTCTTAAAAAGACATGCCATCCCTGAACTGAAATCCAGGCAATCAAGGCATAAGACCATAAACATATGGAGTGCTGGATGTTCGAGCGGCGAAGAACCATACACCATTGCCATGGTTTTAGAGGACTGTGGATGCAGGTTTTTTATAATTGCCACTGATATCTCTACAAAGGTGCTGGAAAAGGCAAGGCTCGCTGTATACGATGAAGAAAGGGTATTCCCCATACCACTTGAAATGAAAAGAAAATATCTCCTTAAAAGTAAAGACCCCTCTAAAAAACTCTACCGCATAATACCTGAGCTTAGGGAGTGTGTTCGTTTCAGGAGAATAAATCTCATGGATAACGATTTTGGATTTAGAGAACCCATGGATATTATCTTTTGCAGAAATGTTATAATCTATTTTGATATGCAAACAAAGGAAAGGCTGATTAAAAAGTTTTGTAATTATTTGGTAGAAGGTGGCTATCTGTTTATGGGTCATTCAGAGACTCTTTTTGGTTTTGATGCACCTTTAAAACAGGTTGCACCTACTATTTATAAGAGAGTTTAA
- a CDS encoding cache domain-containing protein, whose translation MKSFKNWKISTKIMSISILTIVVIVCGILFYLIPLVENKLNNEKRIATKNIVDVAYTLVASMEAKAKSGELKTDEAQKRALAAVKSLRYQGNEYFWINDLNAKVIMHPIKQELEGKDMTSEKDSHGKFFFQEFVKIAKEKGEGFVDYWWPKPNETKPSPKLSFIKLFSQWGWVIGTGIYVDDVAAEISKIRWQIIIATIIIAILILFIAFLVSRIITRPLMKAVDIANELSQGNLTVSIESETKDEAGQLLSGMRSMLEKLKLIVSDVKNASDNVASASQQLSSSAQQMSQGATEQAASAEEVSSSMEEMVSNIKQNADNAQQTEKIALKASQDAKEGGNAVAETVSAMKEIAGKISIIEEIARQTNLLALNAAIEAARAGEHGKGFAVVATEVRKLAERSQIAAGEISKLSTSSVEVAEKAGMMLTKIVPDIQKTAELVSEINAASNEQNAGAEQINKAIQQLDKVIQQNASATEEMASTSEELASQAEQLLDTIAFFKVDEDTKDKAKKIYAATRVKETPKHYIHKAEREVSPIPKKGQLKSPQGQTGVMLDLGQQGHDKLDDEFERF comes from the coding sequence ATGAAAAGTTTCAAAAATTGGAAGATTTCAACCAAAATTATGTCCATCTCGATACTTACCATAGTGGTCATTGTGTGTGGTATCTTGTTTTATCTCATACCTCTTGTAGAAAACAAGCTTAATAATGAAAAGAGAATTGCTACAAAGAATATTGTTGATGTTGCCTATACACTTGTGGCATCCATGGAGGCAAAGGCAAAATCCGGTGAATTAAAGACAGATGAGGCTCAGAAAAGGGCGCTGGCAGCTGTGAAGAGCCTAAGGTATCAGGGCAATGAATATTTCTGGATAAATGATTTGAATGCAAAGGTTATCATGCATCCTATCAAGCAGGAACTTGAAGGCAAAGACATGACGAGTGAAAAAGACTCTCATGGAAAATTTTTCTTCCAGGAGTTTGTAAAGATAGCAAAAGAAAAAGGAGAGGGTTTTGTTGATTACTGGTGGCCAAAACCGAATGAGACAAAACCGTCTCCAAAATTATCATTTATAAAACTCTTCTCTCAATGGGGCTGGGTTATAGGCACAGGTATTTATGTAGACGATGTTGCCGCAGAGATATCAAAGATAAGGTGGCAGATCATCATAGCAACTATAATAATTGCAATCCTTATATTATTCATTGCCTTCCTTGTTTCTCGGATTATTACCAGACCCCTTATGAAGGCAGTAGATATTGCAAATGAGCTTTCACAGGGAAATCTTACCGTATCCATAGAGTCAGAGACAAAAGACGAGGCAGGCCAACTGCTTTCCGGGATGAGGAGCATGCTGGAAAAATTAAAATTAATAGTCTCGGATGTAAAGAATGCCTCTGATAATGTGGCCTCAGCAAGCCAGCAATTGAGTTCTTCAGCCCAGCAGATGTCCCAGGGCGCAACTGAGCAGGCAGCATCGGCAGAAGAGGTATCTTCTTCTATGGAGGAGATGGTATCAAATATAAAACAGAATGCAGACAATGCACAACAGACAGAAAAGATTGCACTTAAGGCATCACAGGATGCAAAAGAAGGAGGAAATGCAGTGGCAGAAACAGTCTCTGCCATGAAAGAGATAGCCGGCAAGATATCCATTATTGAAGAGATTGCCCGACAGACAAATCTTCTTGCGCTTAATGCAGCCATTGAAGCTGCCCGTGCAGGTGAACACGGCAAGGGCTTTGCCGTGGTAGCCACAGAGGTGAGAAAACTGGCAGAGCGTAGCCAGATAGCAGCAGGCGAGATAAGTAAACTATCCACATCCAGTGTAGAGGTGGCAGAAAAGGCAGGTATGATGCTTACAAAGATAGTCCCTGATATCCAGAAGACAGCAGAACTGGTAAGCGAGATCAATGCAGCAAGCAATGAACAGAATGCAGGGGCAGAGCAGATAAATAAGGCTATACAACAACTGGATAAGGTAATACAACAGAATGCATCTGCCACAGAAGAGATGGCATCTACATCTGAAGAGCTTGCAAGTCAGGCTGAGCAACTTCTTGACACGATTGCATTTTTCAAAGTGGATGAGGATACAAAGGATAAGGCAAAAAAGATATATGCAGCAACCAGAGTAAAAGAGACCCCTAAGCACTATATCCATAAGGCAGAACGTGAAGTATCTCCAATACCTAAAAAAGGGCAGCTTAAAAGCCCCCAAGGCCAGACTGGAGTAATGCTTGATCTTGGACAGCAAGGTCATGACAAACTCGATGACGAATTTGAGAGATTTTAG